The Coffea arabica cultivar ET-39 chromosome 1e, Coffea Arabica ET-39 HiFi, whole genome shotgun sequence genome has a window encoding:
- the LOC113711819 gene encoding cation/H(+) antiporter 15 isoform X1, translating into MIADSNGGGSGIDDDNFGGFKTSFLCHFVNQINSRGVILGGDPLSYSIPLLLLQLSLISIITRVVQFLLKPFGQPFIVSQILGGVILGPSILGQNVTFLERVFPAKGRVVIDTLSIFGLMLFIFLIGVKVDPTMVLRSGKKAIAVGILGFFIPYGLASLVACLLDQFLSLDTGIAKALPHLVVMQSMTAFPVITCFLDELNILNSEIGRLASSSSIICDVCLWSVMSIQFAVKIYNTKPLRVTIGLFLSSIFFSIFIVFGVRPAASWAIRRTPEGKPIKEIYVFMVLVVLMACGFAGEVIGINALVASLAFGLVIPDGPPLGAALVERLDCFVSALLMPLFFTICGLHMDIFCVQKLKDVGVLQLIVFVAFVGKIMGTMLPLLFCRMPFRDALSFALIMNSKGIVELAFLNDFRISAVITRECYAISIISVVGITGVIAPLVKVLYDPSKRYVAYKRRTLLHSRNDEELRILACVHSQENVPAILGLLQVSNPTKDSPINLVVLHLNKLMGRASSVLVAHRERDKPLNPTQSERIFNAFKKFEEQYQGLVLMQCYKAISPYATMHDDVCLLALEKRTILIIIPFHKQWILGQRVETSYAYRHLNKNVLEKAPCSVGILINRGNQKKSRYVATQPSLFHVAVLFLGGADDREALAYACRMADKSNVMLTVVRYRGSNSTGIVGGTERSKMLDAEILGGIKLKMQIKRQILSQEYVATSGEDVLSITRRVGSSYDLVMVGRRHGNSPIMSELRKWNQCGELGAIGEILAAPDFRGEASLLVVQQQTKLWGLKDPEESTHLRRIKL; encoded by the exons ATGATTGCAGACTCAAATGGTGGTGGTTCTGGAATCGATGATGACAATTTTGGAGGTTTCAAGACATCCTTCCTCTGCCATTTTGTGAATCAGATCAATTCCAGGGGTGTAATCCTGGGTGGTGATCCTCTTAGCTACTCAATTCCCTTGTTACTATTGCAGCTTTCCCTCATTTCCATCATCACCCGTGTTGTTCAGTTTCTTCTTAAGCCTTTTGGCCAACCCTTTATTGTTTCTCAGATTCTT GGTGGTGTAATACTAGGTCCTTCAATTCTTGGGCAGAATGTTACATTCTTGGAGAGAGTGTTTCCAGCTAAAGGGAGAGTGGTTATTGATACATTATCAATTTTTGGTCTAATGCTCTTCATTTTCCTAATAGGAGTGAAAGTGGATCCAACCATGGTTCTAAGATCGGGTAAAAAAGCTATAGCAGTAGGAATTCTGGGATTCTTCATACCTTATGGACTGGCCAGTTTAGTTGCTTGTCTTCTTGATCAGTTTTTATCATTGGACACTGGAATAGCGAAGGCACTTCCTCATCTAGTAGTGATGCAATCAATGACAGCATTTCCTGTCATTACTTGCTTTCTTGACGAGCTCAACATCCTTAATTCAGAGATTGGAAGAttagcttcttcttcttcaattatCTGTGATGTTTGCCTCTGGTCCGTCATGTCTATACAGTTCGCTGTAAAGATATACAATACCAAACCACTGAGAGTAACTATAGGGTTATTTCTATCAAGCATTTTTTTCTCTATCTTTATAGTGTTTGGAGTTCGTCCTGCAGCTAGTTGGGCTATTCGACGTACCCCAGAAGGAAAACCTATTAAGGAGATTTATGTTTTTATGGTCCTTGTAGTGCTGATGGCCTGTGGATTCGCAGGAGAAGTTATTGGTATTAATGCTCTTGTTGCATCTCTTGCTTTTGGCCTGGTGATACCGGATGGACCACCATTAGGAGCTGCTTTAGTGGAAAGACTTGATTGCTTTGTTTCTGCATTGCTCATGCCTCTGTTTTTCACTATTTGTGGGTTACATATGGACATTTTCTGTGTTCAGAAGTTGAAAGATGTAGGTGTACTGCAGTTGATTGTTTTTGTCGCTTTCGTTGGCAAGATTATGGGGACTATGTTGCCCCTTCTATTCTGCAGAATGCCATTCCGGGATGCTCTTTCCTTTGCTCTCATCATGAACTCCAAAGGCATTGTTGAACTTGCCTTCTTAAACGATTTCCGCATATCTGCA GTTATTACTCGAGAATGCTATGCCATTTCAATCATCTCTGTGGTGGGCATAACTGGGGTAATAGCGCCTCTTGTGAAAGTCCTCTATGACCCTTCAAAAAGATATGTTGCTTACAAGAGGAGAACTTTACTCCATAGCAGAAATGATGAAGAACTCCGCATACTTGCTTGCGTGCATAGTCAAGAAAATGTTCCAGCAATCCTTGGTCTGCTTCAAGTCTCAAATCCCACAAAAGACAGTCCTATAAACTTGGTTGTCCTCCATCTGAATAAACTCATGGGCCGCGCTTCCTCGGTACTTGTTGCTCATCGGGAACGTGACAAGCCCTTAAATCCCACCCAATCTGAACGGATCTTTAATGCATTTAAGAAATTTGAAGAGCAATATCAGGGCCTTGTATTGATGCAATGCTACAAAGCCATCTCACCTTATGCAACTATGCACGATGATGTATGCTTACTTGCATTGGAGAAGAGAACCATTCTCATTATTATCCCATTCCATAAGCAGTGGATCCTTGGGCAAAGAGTTGAAACATCTTATGCATATAGGCATCTGAATAAGAATGTGCTGGAGAAAGCTCCTTGCTCTGTTGGCATACTCATCAACCGCGGAAACCAGAAGAAATCTCGATATGTAGCAACACAACCCTCCTTATTTCATGTGGCAGTGCTCTTTTTGGGAGGTGCAGATGATAGGGAGGCGCTGGCATATGCATGTCGAATGGCGGATAAGTCCAATGTAATGCTGACTGTAGTACGATATAGGGGCTCAAATTCGACAGGCATAGTAGGAGGTACCGAAAGGAGCAAGATGCTTGATGCTGAAATTTTAGGTGGCATCAAGCTTAAAATGCAGATCAAGAGGCAAATTTTGTCCCAAGAGTATGTGGCAACAAGTGGAGAGGATGTGCTGTCTATAACCAGAAGGGTGGGTAGTTCCTATGACCTGGTTATGGTCGGAAGGCGCCATGGGAACTCACCGATCATGTCTGAACTCAGAAAATGGAACCAATGCGGAGAGTTGGGGGCAATAGGAGAAATACTTGCTGCCCCAGATTTCAGGGGTGAAGCTTCTCTGCTGGTGGTGCAACAGCAGACCAAATTATGGGGTCTCAAGGATCCTGAGGAATCAACACATTTAAGAAGAATCAAGTTATAG
- the LOC113689836 gene encoding uncharacterized protein, with product MKASMETTATKPNLVSNILVRLLSFGVLVLLARSAYIITVKGRACDFAGDFCFFPHTPKDTTPSSAASATRLRNYYSSVFQDLISEGFLSPDSKSLCIETLTGQDVVALQDIGVINSVGISKKASPPLVRYGPAFRQPFPDNTFDFEFSGDSVLDRTVKPVEFASEVSRTLKPGGFFVVHTSSKDQYSLNSLLELFNSCRLIRSREINAVDSSSPWIREVVLRKEDGVVVNGKKEQFIRGSSVNRCNVPGYIHELISNAEPLLVEEPLKPWLTLKKNMKNAKYLSSLVDIRFKNRHVYVDVGARNYGSSIGSWFKKQYPKQNKTFEIYAIEADRAFHEEYRSKKGVKLLPYAAWVRNETLFFEINREPRKMNVERGRGMGRIQGVQSSSNFLGDSDKIQGFDFAGWLKSTVSERDYVVVKMDVEGTEFHLIPRLFETGAICLIDEMFLECHYSRWQRCCPGVRSSKYQKTYSQCLDLFYSLRKSGVLVHQWW from the coding sequence ATGAAGGCTTCCATGGAAACAACAGCAACGAAGCCAAACCTCGTGAGCAATATTCTGGTACGCCTGCTTTCCTTTGGCGTTCTGGTGCTCCTGGCGCGCTCCGCTTACATCATCACCGTCAAAGGCAGAGCTTGCGACTTCGCCGGTGACTTCTGTTTCTTCCCTCATACCCCAAAGGACACGACCCCTTCCTCTGCGGCGTCCGCCACCCGTCTCCGCAATTATTACTCCTCCGTCTTTCAAGATTTGATATCCGAAGGCTTCCTTTCCCCTGACTCCAAATCTCTCTGCATCGAAACCCTAACAGGTCAGGACGTTGTCGCATTGCAAGATATTGGAGTCATTAACTCCGTCGGAATTTCAAAGAAAGCATCTCCGCCGTTGGTTCGTTATGGTCCAGCTTTTCGTCAACCGTTCCCTGATAACACCTTTGATTTTGAGTTTTCCGGCGATTCCGTCCTGGACCGCACTGTTAAACCCGTCGAATTTGCTTCTGAAGTTTCAAGAACGCTCAAACCCGGGGGCTTCTTTGTCGTCCACACCTcgtcaaaagatcagtatagTCTCAATTCCTTGCTTGAATTATTCAATTCTTGTAGATTAATTCGATCACGCGAAATTAACGCTGTAGATTCATCTTCCCCTTGGATTCGTGAAGTTGTCTTAAGGAAAGAGGATGGAGTAGTTGTTAATGGAAAGAAAGAACAATTCATTCGTGGATCATCTGTAAATAGGTGCAATGTGCCAGGGTATATACATGAATTAATCTCGAATGCTGAGCCCTTGCTTGTGGAAGAGCCGTTGAAACCTTGGCTAACATTGAAAAAGAATATGAAGAATGCAAAATATCTGTCCTCACTAGTCGATATTCGCTTCAAGAATAGGCATGTGTATGTAGACGTTGGAGCTAGGAACTATGGTTCAAGCATTGGCAGTTGGTTTAAGAAGCAGTATCCCAAGCAGAATAAGACGTTTGAAATCTACGCCATTGAGGCGGATAGGGCTTTTCATGAAGAGTACAGGTCAAAAAAAGGGGTGAAACTTTTGCCTTATGCAGCTTGGGTGAGGAATGAGACCCTGTTTTTTGAGATAAACCGGGAACCACGTAAGATGAACGTGGAGAGAGGAAGAGGGATGGGGAGGATTCAAGGTGTGCAATCCTCAAGTAATTTTCTAGGTGATTCTGATAAGATTCAGGGGTTTGATTTTGCTGGTTGGTTGAAGAGTACAGTATCAGAGAGGGACTATGTGGTGGTGAAAATGGATGTAGAAGGAACTGAATTTCATCTGATCCCTAGGTTATTTGAGACTGGAGCAATTTGTTTGATTGATGAGATGTTTCTTGAGTGCCATTATAGTAGATGGCAGAGGTGTTGCCCTGGAGTGAGGAGCTCTAAGTATCAGAAGACATATTCTCAATGCCTGGACCTGTTTTATTCTCTGAGGAAGAGTGGAGTTCTGGTGCATCAATGGTGGTGA
- the LOC113711819 gene encoding cation/H(+) antiporter 15 isoform X2, whose translation MVLRSGKKAIAVGILGFFIPYGLASLVACLLDQFLSLDTGIAKALPHLVVMQSMTAFPVITCFLDELNILNSEIGRLASSSSIICDVCLWSVMSIQFAVKIYNTKPLRVTIGLFLSSIFFSIFIVFGVRPAASWAIRRTPEGKPIKEIYVFMVLVVLMACGFAGEVIGINALVASLAFGLVIPDGPPLGAALVERLDCFVSALLMPLFFTICGLHMDIFCVQKLKDVGVLQLIVFVAFVGKIMGTMLPLLFCRMPFRDALSFALIMNSKGIVELAFLNDFRISAVITRECYAISIISVVGITGVIAPLVKVLYDPSKRYVAYKRRTLLHSRNDEELRILACVHSQENVPAILGLLQVSNPTKDSPINLVVLHLNKLMGRASSVLVAHRERDKPLNPTQSERIFNAFKKFEEQYQGLVLMQCYKAISPYATMHDDVCLLALEKRTILIIIPFHKQWILGQRVETSYAYRHLNKNVLEKAPCSVGILINRGNQKKSRYVATQPSLFHVAVLFLGGADDREALAYACRMADKSNVMLTVVRYRGSNSTGIVGGTERSKMLDAEILGGIKLKMQIKRQILSQEYVATSGEDVLSITRRVGSSYDLVMVGRRHGNSPIMSELRKWNQCGELGAIGEILAAPDFRGEASLLVVQQQTKLWGLKDPEESTHLRRIKL comes from the exons ATGGTTCTAAGATCGGGTAAAAAAGCTATAGCAGTAGGAATTCTGGGATTCTTCATACCTTATGGACTGGCCAGTTTAGTTGCTTGTCTTCTTGATCAGTTTTTATCATTGGACACTGGAATAGCGAAGGCACTTCCTCATCTAGTAGTGATGCAATCAATGACAGCATTTCCTGTCATTACTTGCTTTCTTGACGAGCTCAACATCCTTAATTCAGAGATTGGAAGAttagcttcttcttcttcaattatCTGTGATGTTTGCCTCTGGTCCGTCATGTCTATACAGTTCGCTGTAAAGATATACAATACCAAACCACTGAGAGTAACTATAGGGTTATTTCTATCAAGCATTTTTTTCTCTATCTTTATAGTGTTTGGAGTTCGTCCTGCAGCTAGTTGGGCTATTCGACGTACCCCAGAAGGAAAACCTATTAAGGAGATTTATGTTTTTATGGTCCTTGTAGTGCTGATGGCCTGTGGATTCGCAGGAGAAGTTATTGGTATTAATGCTCTTGTTGCATCTCTTGCTTTTGGCCTGGTGATACCGGATGGACCACCATTAGGAGCTGCTTTAGTGGAAAGACTTGATTGCTTTGTTTCTGCATTGCTCATGCCTCTGTTTTTCACTATTTGTGGGTTACATATGGACATTTTCTGTGTTCAGAAGTTGAAAGATGTAGGTGTACTGCAGTTGATTGTTTTTGTCGCTTTCGTTGGCAAGATTATGGGGACTATGTTGCCCCTTCTATTCTGCAGAATGCCATTCCGGGATGCTCTTTCCTTTGCTCTCATCATGAACTCCAAAGGCATTGTTGAACTTGCCTTCTTAAACGATTTCCGCATATCTGCA GTTATTACTCGAGAATGCTATGCCATTTCAATCATCTCTGTGGTGGGCATAACTGGGGTAATAGCGCCTCTTGTGAAAGTCCTCTATGACCCTTCAAAAAGATATGTTGCTTACAAGAGGAGAACTTTACTCCATAGCAGAAATGATGAAGAACTCCGCATACTTGCTTGCGTGCATAGTCAAGAAAATGTTCCAGCAATCCTTGGTCTGCTTCAAGTCTCAAATCCCACAAAAGACAGTCCTATAAACTTGGTTGTCCTCCATCTGAATAAACTCATGGGCCGCGCTTCCTCGGTACTTGTTGCTCATCGGGAACGTGACAAGCCCTTAAATCCCACCCAATCTGAACGGATCTTTAATGCATTTAAGAAATTTGAAGAGCAATATCAGGGCCTTGTATTGATGCAATGCTACAAAGCCATCTCACCTTATGCAACTATGCACGATGATGTATGCTTACTTGCATTGGAGAAGAGAACCATTCTCATTATTATCCCATTCCATAAGCAGTGGATCCTTGGGCAAAGAGTTGAAACATCTTATGCATATAGGCATCTGAATAAGAATGTGCTGGAGAAAGCTCCTTGCTCTGTTGGCATACTCATCAACCGCGGAAACCAGAAGAAATCTCGATATGTAGCAACACAACCCTCCTTATTTCATGTGGCAGTGCTCTTTTTGGGAGGTGCAGATGATAGGGAGGCGCTGGCATATGCATGTCGAATGGCGGATAAGTCCAATGTAATGCTGACTGTAGTACGATATAGGGGCTCAAATTCGACAGGCATAGTAGGAGGTACCGAAAGGAGCAAGATGCTTGATGCTGAAATTTTAGGTGGCATCAAGCTTAAAATGCAGATCAAGAGGCAAATTTTGTCCCAAGAGTATGTGGCAACAAGTGGAGAGGATGTGCTGTCTATAACCAGAAGGGTGGGTAGTTCCTATGACCTGGTTATGGTCGGAAGGCGCCATGGGAACTCACCGATCATGTCTGAACTCAGAAAATGGAACCAATGCGGAGAGTTGGGGGCAATAGGAGAAATACTTGCTGCCCCAGATTTCAGGGGTGAAGCTTCTCTGCTGGTGGTGCAACAGCAGACCAAATTATGGGGTCTCAAGGATCCTGAGGAATCAACACATTTAAGAAGAATCAAGTTATAG